A part of Neovison vison isolate M4711 chromosome 8, ASM_NN_V1, whole genome shotgun sequence genomic DNA contains:
- the RASSF2 gene encoding ras association domain-containing protein 2 isoform X1 produces MDYSHQTSLVPCGQDKYISKNELLLHLKTYNLYYEGQNLQLRHREEEDEFIVEGLLNISWGLRRPIRLQMQDDNERIRPPPSSSSWHSGCNLGAQGTILKPLTMPNIQISEADAPPEGEQTPSPTGTDSRGLKPLQEDTPQLMRTRSDVGVRRRGNVRTPGDQRRIRRHRFSINGHFYNHKTSVFTPAYGSVTNVRINSTMTTPQVLKLLLNKFKIENSAEEFALYVVHTSGEKQKLKNTDYPLVARILQGPCEQVSKVFLMEKDQVQEITYDVAQYIKFEMPVLKSFIQKLQEEEDREVKKLMRKYTVLRLMIRQRLEEMAETPATI; encoded by the exons atGGACTACAGTCACCAAACCTCCCTCGTCCCGTGTGGACAAGATAAATACATCTCCAA GAACGAACTTCTCCTTCATCTGAAGACCTATAATTTGTACTATGAAGGCCAGAATTTGCAGCTCCGACACCGTGAG GAGGAAGATGAGTTCATCGTGGAGGGGCTGCTGAACATCTCCTGGGGGCTGCGACGGCCCATCCGTCTACAGATGCAGGATGACAATGAGCGCATTCGCCCCCCGCCGTCCTCTTCCTCCTGGCACTCTGGCTGTAACTTGGGGGCGCAGGG CACCATCCTGAAGCCCCTCACCATGCCCAACATTCAGATCTCAGAAGCAGATGCCCCGCCCGAGGGCGAGCAGACACCGAGCCCCACAGGTACAG ACTCCAGGGGCCTCAAGCCCCTGCAGGAAGACACCCCCCAGCTGATGCGCACACGCAGTGATGTTGGGGTGCGTCGCCGTGGCAACGTGAGGACACCCGGTGACCAGAGACGAATCAGACGCCACCGCTTCTCCATCAATGGCCATTTCTACAACCACAAG ACATCGGTGTTCACGCCAGCCTACGGCTCCGTCACCAACGTCCGCATCAACAGCACCATGACCACCCCCCAGGTCCTGAAGCTGCTGCTCAACAAATTCAAG ATCGAGAATTCCGCAGAGGAGTTTGCTTTGTACGTGGTCCATACCAGCGGTG agaaacagaagctgAAGAACACCGATTACCCTCTGGTTGCCCGAATCCTCCAGGGACCGTGTGAGCAAGTCTCCAAAGTGTTTCTTATGGAGAAGGACCAGGTGCAGGAGATCACCTACGAT GTGGCCCAGTACATAAAGTTTGAGATGCCTGTCCTAAAAAGCTTCATTCAGAAGCTCCAAGAGGAAGAAGATCGAGAAGTCAAGAAACTGATGCGCAA GTATACTGTGCTCCGGCTCATGATCCGGCAGAGGCTGGAAGAGATGGCCGAGACCCCAGCAACAATCTGA
- the RASSF2 gene encoding ras association domain-containing protein 2 isoform X2: MDYSHQTSLVPCGQDKYISKNELLLHLKTYNLYYEGQNLQLRHREEEDEFIVEGLLNISWGLRRPIRLQMQDDNERIRPPPSSSSWHSGCNLGAQGTILKPLTMPNIQISEADAPPEGEQTPSPTDSRGLKPLQEDTPQLMRTRSDVGVRRRGNVRTPGDQRRIRRHRFSINGHFYNHKTSVFTPAYGSVTNVRINSTMTTPQVLKLLLNKFKIENSAEEFALYVVHTSGEKQKLKNTDYPLVARILQGPCEQVSKVFLMEKDQVQEITYDVAQYIKFEMPVLKSFIQKLQEEEDREVKKLMRKYTVLRLMIRQRLEEMAETPATI, translated from the exons atGGACTACAGTCACCAAACCTCCCTCGTCCCGTGTGGACAAGATAAATACATCTCCAA GAACGAACTTCTCCTTCATCTGAAGACCTATAATTTGTACTATGAAGGCCAGAATTTGCAGCTCCGACACCGTGAG GAGGAAGATGAGTTCATCGTGGAGGGGCTGCTGAACATCTCCTGGGGGCTGCGACGGCCCATCCGTCTACAGATGCAGGATGACAATGAGCGCATTCGCCCCCCGCCGTCCTCTTCCTCCTGGCACTCTGGCTGTAACTTGGGGGCGCAGGG CACCATCCTGAAGCCCCTCACCATGCCCAACATTCAGATCTCAGAAGCAGATGCCCCGCCCGAGGGCGAGCAGACACCGAGCCCCACAG ACTCCAGGGGCCTCAAGCCCCTGCAGGAAGACACCCCCCAGCTGATGCGCACACGCAGTGATGTTGGGGTGCGTCGCCGTGGCAACGTGAGGACACCCGGTGACCAGAGACGAATCAGACGCCACCGCTTCTCCATCAATGGCCATTTCTACAACCACAAG ACATCGGTGTTCACGCCAGCCTACGGCTCCGTCACCAACGTCCGCATCAACAGCACCATGACCACCCCCCAGGTCCTGAAGCTGCTGCTCAACAAATTCAAG ATCGAGAATTCCGCAGAGGAGTTTGCTTTGTACGTGGTCCATACCAGCGGTG agaaacagaagctgAAGAACACCGATTACCCTCTGGTTGCCCGAATCCTCCAGGGACCGTGTGAGCAAGTCTCCAAAGTGTTTCTTATGGAGAAGGACCAGGTGCAGGAGATCACCTACGAT GTGGCCCAGTACATAAAGTTTGAGATGCCTGTCCTAAAAAGCTTCATTCAGAAGCTCCAAGAGGAAGAAGATCGAGAAGTCAAGAAACTGATGCGCAA GTATACTGTGCTCCGGCTCATGATCCGGCAGAGGCTGGAAGAGATGGCCGAGACCCCAGCAACAATCTGA